tacatatacaatagCTGTTTAAAGACAGCTATTATCATTTTTGGAAACTTTGATAAATGATATTACTCACTGCATAGTATACAGGTATTTAATGGTTTCTCCTTTGACTACATTCAGGTCTCCCATGTTTCATACAAAGCCTACAAAGTTTGCAGCAACTAATATACTATAGGGCgtattcacgtgacgtcagcatCTCACGTGGCGCCATCTTGGGGTCCACTTATTAAATGTCAGAAGAAGTTGACCTAGCGTGTCCGCTGTCTGATTATGCGAGAGGCCTGCAACCTCATGTCCTTCTGCGTTACTACTACTTCTGCAGTTAGACGCGGATCGCCTGCCGCCAGTGGAGGCAATGGATCTTGCGTCGTACTTAGTACTGGAGACAAGTTTTTACACACAGGAAAGTTTCAAGGCGTACAAAAGTCTGAAGGCTTACAaccaggggcgtttctaggattcaaagaaagggggggcttagccccaaggggagtggcatgtttgcgcgctgcaattttttgtttttaaggcccatttggggccgcggatatccattgtttcagacagttcatagattggtttaatcagaaagagtgtgattttgctctgtagttttgcttgcattcagtataacacaagagacagaatgacagggtcatagtgaaatttgacaacacaaatataccagctgtggtgaaatgacctgttctgagcaccaaaactgtcctgtgggtagctcttcagcttaacctgtctgggccctgtgtctttttcacctaaatcattagttgctgcagctgcttggtctgtctcttcctctctctgactctctgcctcagcctctccttctgcatgaccctttaagataagttcaaacattgaaacattaactgatcgaaatccagaagccaattttatgacttggcataaaaatatcatgtaataatctagtttaggctaacccttggagtagcctaggcctgacaacaaatgcctatacatttctaccacagtagaagaaaatttaaaaaactccactcatttccttctagacctgtagaccactaacctccatcacaccggctccttcagccctgtcaatctcctgcttctctctctcatctgactgggcggagctaccacctctcctaaagaatgttcttatatccatctggtcaatgaattggatgatataccggtacaatagcgttatgagggacactatgacatttagttttcactagcattaactgattataaataacaacattctatagggactgataatattgttttgaaatactagagagatatatcaatgcaaagaatagagagatagttatttcttgtatttcgaattcgctcgttcacactcttgctaactggtgacagtttctaacaaagtagcaagctagcttagttttaacatagcccactacaattattcgctttcatttgcctcatatcaagtaaacctaaagcaggtaacactcgttaacaactacagatagccacattctataacttcttgtacttacaatttcactccgtgcataatttactttgaactccttgtctataatactggctgtcgttgacgagagacggtactagtgcccggggtttatatagtaaagtatgatgaaaggctattggagtataatttgaagggggagtaaacatacaaaccagaacgcacgcatataagtagcatgttagagttataattaacttgtccgtgtgagaaacaatagtttaattttttttattaaaattttttttaagccaataatgccaaatgatttgggggggctgaagaacattttaggggggcttcagcccccctaaaataggcctaacgacgcccctgcTTACAACTACGTTGTCTCTGGCTTTGTACAAAGCGTCAAGGGAAAACGGTTTGATGGGAAATACGTCGTGGTTGGGAacgtttttgtattttacatttgagGTTAACCTGGAGATAATGTCGTTGTTTGTAATTCTTGTTACCATAGTAACCTTTACTGTCCTTCCCCCTGTTTGCAGTGCAAGGCTAAATAAAGTCAGACAATGCAGTGCTGCAGTGCTACTGGTCCCATTGTTTGCTAGGCTGTCCAGACACGAAgtgtttaccacacacacgttcattctCCAACTTCTCCGCTGTCAGATCCGCTCTACTTATGGCAGAAATCCATTGTCTGCGCCGAGTACATGTTAGTCCCTCCACATGTTAACTGGTTAGTTATCACACGAGGGACGCGAAACAACCTAACCTTTtcgcggtgtgtgtgcgctttaccCGTCCTAGTCCCACATCCAACAATGAGGCACAGTACCATAATTACAAGGCACTGAAATTGTGTCTCCTTCAGGATATGATGGTCAGAGCGgcataaaacacagcaaaacaatgccGTACACGGACCCCAACATGGCCGCCAAAGCTTGTTGTTATGGATAGGGGTCACGTGACTGAATACGCTCTATAGTACAAGCGGTGAAGCAAAATACAACAGATGCCCAAAATAAGGTCAATCTAATGGGCTACGTCCCCCTGTCCCCCCGTCACCCCCATCTCTCTAATTAGGTATTTGGATGAGGGTCTGAAGAAGCTAACAAACCTTGGAGAGTTGATAAGAATGCAGGTTGCATAATGTACCCCAAAGAGAAGCCAGGGTCTTAAGCATTAAGTATTAATAGGCTTAAGAATTAATTTACCAGTGAGTAAATATTAAATCATCAGTGAAACCCATCTGGCTTATTGTTCACGCCATGCTGCCATCTTGTTTGGGCTCGTTCACACACTGGTGCAGAACCTTTTTGTGACCGTGTGGACGTGTGTACTTATGAACCTGAGCAGATTCCAAAAGTCTCTGTCAGTCCCAAATGCTCTTTAGCTGTAGTAGCTGCTCACTAAATAATTACAGGTTGGAGTGAGAATTGACATGTTTGCTATCTTTTTTCACGTGGTTTGTGAAAACCCAAATCACAAACAtacctgttttttccccccaaagcTTTGATGAGTTTTCAAGAATCTGTTTGTCTTCACACTATTATGGCGTGTGCCAGGACTGATGTATGTGTCATTACCTGTGCTTCTGTGCTGTTTGCTATGTCACGTACCTCAGTTTTCATAAGTGTGTCAATTCGGTTTTAGTGCTCTAATTTTGAGTGTTTGGTGTTTGCcctcttatttatttttaacacaaACCACAGAAACAGACGAGTGAGCTGCAAAATGCTCCTCTAACAGGAAATGTAGCTGAGCAGAAGTGACACCTAATAACAGTACAGACAAAGAGGTGACTGGTTCAAACTCTGATAACATCTAAATACATGACAGACTATGGCCATGTATTTGATGCCTATATGTTGGATATGTAACTAACTACATGACAGCAGTGCACACTGTGgtaattatttaactgtttattGCACAGAAAAACAATGACTAGTCAATTTTCAAGTTGCCTTGAAGCTTTAGTATTTCTTAACAACTGCTGTCTGCTATTGCTGATGTGTACTCCAACTTTATTCCTCTATTTTCAGGAACTAATATCTGGAGACAGGTTCCTTTCAGTGCCCTAACAACTAAAGTATGTGCTGCATCACCTTTGACCCCTAAGTGTGCATCGCTACATGAAAAATAAAAGAGTGAAACAAAAGATACTTAATAAAATAGTTTTATTAACATCTGTTCAGATTAATACACAGATGAGAAATTCTTAGGTTTATCCAAGCTTATTTGTCTGCAGATGTTATCTTAAAGGGCTGCACTGAGGGAAATTCAGTGGAGAAATTACAGAATATTTCTGTGCAAAAGCTATGGAATAACAGGACGTTACTTCCGTTGTAACTCTTTCGAGCTTGTGCTGGTGGACCTCACTGGTGGTAACGTGTTAACGAGAACTGGGGGTGGGTTCCGTAACCCACAGCTTGTCCAGTTTCTCCATAATGACCTGGGTCTGCTGGTCCTCTGGGTTGGCACACACGGCTTTGTTCCCCACAGTGGTGAAGctttaaaaaatacatttttaaaaatcaaCAAAATTCAAAAGGTAACTTAAGTGGGAAGTGCTGTTCGCAAGATTAGGTAAACTCACATCACCCCTTTTTTAGGGCAGTTGGGGTGGGTGATTTTATAGGATTTCATTCGTTTCTCGGGGAGTCGCTTCGGGTAATAATTAAAACAGCATACATCCGGTCCCGCGCTGCCTAAAATAGAATTTGAGTTTGTTAGAAAATTATTAAACtaaatgtatatacagtacatgcctacaaaagcacaaacaagggtgtgcacagtaacacacacacacacacacacacaccaggcaatGGTCGGTGTACTACTTGTTgcaatttgaaatatttaactACTGCTTTCAGAAATCATGAACCACACCACCACATTTCAATAATTCAAAAAAGATATTTTGATGTAGACGTAGTTTGACAAGGGACACCTTAACATGTAAAACACTATTTTAAATGCTATTTCCATAGCTAGAACATTTTGAAACCATTCTGAACAACTAAGGAAAAATAACGCAATCTGACAAACTTACCCTGGCTCTTTGCCTGGGAGCAGAGTGCCACAACAAGGACAGCAACAGCCACAACACAGCAGAGTTTCATCTTCAAGTCTTCAGATATCTTCAGGTGCAGAGCAGGTGTCCAGAAGCTCGTCCGAGGCTGACTGGCTGTCAGTGGCCTTTGCTGTCAGATTATATCTGACTATAGGagtgtcacgtctgtgctgacaTCCGCTCTGGCCATGCCCTCTtcagcacactctcactcttaggCACCTTacacacgtacgcgttggaatgcgttgatccaacggatggcggaggaggagtctggcgcatggggttgtgttgataccagagacgttatagtgagattgacaggtcaacaaaccaatcacgccactagcaagctttttaccttgtgagtagtagcatgctaacattagataggtgacTCAGACACCTATCTAACGTATTTTTTTGACGTATTTTTCAATTACAATAAAggtttttttacattgtacattttacattgtctatttctcggtaacttaaaaaaaaatctaagcaaaaaaaagtaaaataaacaacttttaggtacaaatacgaccatctacagagtttTGAGCTTCGCGCTCTTGAGACATGAGCATAAACGTGATCTGATTGGCAAGCGCCTGTGCAGTAGTATTTTCGGGAAAGGAGATTTAATTGGCTGACGCTTGCGTAACCTCtcgaaaagtaaaaaaaaattaaactctcgccgcaagcaacgcaacgcaatggaacccaacggagcccaacggagccataatttAGTTCGGcaacggatgacgtcaccccattcaaagtgaatggggatccgtcaaccttgaTGGATCAATGCATTCCAACACAATCGTGTGAGCCAGccgtcactctcactctccctgctGCCCATCTCGTTAGTCACATTTGCACTCCCAGCTGCACTTCATTCCCATCCTGTaatcactaatcacacacacctggcacttcCCTTCATATACTCCTCACTCCAGTGTCTGGTCTCGTCGCTACACGGACAACGTTTATGCCCGAGACGCCCAGCTCCACGAATCCCTCATTGCACCCGAGATTCCGCCTCCTGTTTATCAGCCTCTACGAGTTCCTGGTCCGCTGACTTCTATCCCAGCAAGATTCCTTGTCCGCTGCCCTCCATGTCAGCAAGCTCTGTGCGTCCTGGTTCCTACGCCTACATATCCCAGAGTTCCTTGCCTCCTGGATCCTACGCCTGCCATACACAGAGTCCGTGCTCACGACCCCAGGTCTTTCGTGACTTTCTTGTCTGGCTGAGTGGCGTGTATTTCAGTTCCACGCCCTTACGCTTATAGCCAGAGTTAGACTCTGTTTGTTTGCTCTTAAGTTTGTCTCCCTAGTtttagtctgtgtttgtttagtgtCCCCTGTTAGTTTATTAGTTACTCCCCGTTTGTGTTCCCGTCTAACGCTGGGGATCTCAGTTTTGTTCGTCACCCACTGTTTGTCCGTTCCGGTGTTAGACACCGTGTTTCTTGGTTTCGTTTTACTGTTGCCTTCTAGGTTTCACGTTATTTTGGTTACAATCCTGAGTTCTGTTAAGCTCTTTGTTAGTTGTAgtttcttgtttttgtgtttcagagTGTGACTCTGTCTAGTTTAGTTCTGTCTTTTCTAGTTGTCTTCAAGTTAGTCCAGTCTACTTCTAAGTGTATTCCCTGTTTGTTAGTACGCCCTGTTTGTGTCCACTCCCCTGTTCCCAGGCTGAATTAATTAATAAGCACTGCTTAACCTGATCCACCCATCTGAGCCCAGACGTCTCATGACAGGGAGGCTACTGCTTAGGACAGCCCACTTTCCACTGGCCAAAGACTGCGTTTTCCTTTCCATCAAAGAGGATGTGACACCAAagtatggaggaggaggggtttgTGGTGGGTTGGcgcatggaggagagagtgagatgctCAGGGGTTGaaatggtgtgtgcgtgtgtgatccAGCTTTCGGTTGCTACCCCGGCCCCACCTTCGATGCCTCACAGGAAGGAACACTACTGGGATcgaaattcatcttcaaattttaaagtcaaaagtcaaaagtcaaagtcaaagttcAAAGTCAGTTTATTAtggacacacaacaacacacacgtgtatttttGGGGTATCTTCTGCCTCATCCCTGTGTTTTAACTTGCTGGTCACATAATAATGTATCATGTTTAGTCATTAACGGTAAtcaaaatatgaatatttattaaaacataaaataaaaccaTAAAAAGCTAGTTCAACTGTCACTACTagatatgtaaatgtacatgtttatATGATAAAATATGTTTGgagaaactaaataaataaacaaatatatatacacaagccCACTCCAGTTGCCTTTCTGTATTAGTTTTCTGATTGCTTGTGCCTGTGAGTTAATAAACGGCAAGAAAGCCAAGGATACGCATGACTGTAAGATAACTACACTATCTTCACTCTGAAAAACTAATTGTAACCACAAACCACAGAAACAGACGAGTGACTAGCAAAATGCTCCTCTAACAGGAAATGTAGCTGAGCAGAAGTGACACCTTATGACTTTGCCAGTACAGACAAAGAGGTGACTGGTTCAAACTCTGATAATATGTAATGGAAAAATACCTGACATAGTCTATGTCCATGTCTTTGATATGTTAGATATGTAACTAATATAACAGAAGCGCACAATGTGGTAATTGTTGAACTATGTATtgtacagaaaaacaaaaagcaaaaaatgATGTCTGGTCAATTTTCAAGTTGCGCCAGAGCTTTAGTATTTCTTAACAACTGCTGTCTACTATTGCTGATGTGTACTCCAACTTTATTCCACTATTTTAAGGAACTTACATCTGGAAACAGGTTCCTTTCAGTGCCCTAACAACTAAAGTATGTGCTGCATCACCTTTGACACCTACGTAAGTGTGCATCGCTAGATGAAAAAtaaaagagtgaaaaaaggaaataagTGCTGAAACAAAGATACTTAGCAAAATAGCTTTATTAACATCTGTTCAGATTAATACACAGATGAGGAATTCTTAGGTTTATCCAAGCTTATTTGTCTGCAGATTTTATCTTGAAGGACTGCGCTGAGGGAAGTTCAATGGAGAAATTACAGAATATTTCTGTGCAAAAGCTATGGAATAACAGGATGTTACTTCCATTGTAACTCTTTCGAGCTTGTGCTGGTGGACCTCGCTGGTGGTCACCTGTTAACGAGAACTGGGGGTGGGTTCAGGATCCCACAGCTTGTCCACCTTCTCCATAATGTCCTGGACCTGCTTGACCTCTGGGTTGGCACACACCCTTTTGTCCTTCACAGTGatgaagctttaaaaaaatcaacatcAAGAGGAGTGTGAGAGCAAAATAGATTTGAACAAAATTCAACACAATTCAAAAGGTAACTTAAGTGGGAAATGCTGTTAGCGAGATGAAGAAAACTCACATCACCCCCTTTGTAGGGCAGTTGGGGTTGGTGGTTTTATAGGATTTAACTTGTTTCACAGGGATCCCCTTCGTGTAATATTTAAAACAGCATTCATCCGGTCCCATGATAGAATCTAAAATAGAATTTGAATTTGTCAGAAAATTAGTAAactaaatgtactgtatatacagaaCATGCCTTCAAAAGCACAAACAAGGGTGTGCAAAGTAACACACCTTATCatgtaaaactgtaaaaaatgtaaatgctattTCCATAGCTAAAACATTTTGAAACCTTTCTGAACAACTAAGGAAAAATAACGCAATCTGACAAACTTACTCTGGCTCTGTGCCTGGGAGCAGAGTGCCACAACAAGGACAGCAACAGCCACAACACAGCAGAGTTTCATCTTCAAGTCTTCAGATATCTTCAGGTGCAGAGCAGGTGTTCAGAAGCTCGTCAAAGGCTGACTGACTGTCAGTGGCCTTTGCTGTCAGATCTGACTATAGGAGGCTACTGCTTAGGACAGCCCACTTTCCACTGCGCAAAGACTGCGTTTTCCTGTCCATCAAAGAAGACATGACACCaatgtgtggaggaggaggggtttgTGGTGGGTTGGGgtttggaggagggggagggggtgctcAGGGggcaaaatgttgtgtgtgtgtgtgtgtgtttgtgaccaagCTTCCTGTGCTTCAAATTCATCTTCTGCCACATCCTTGCATTTTAACTTGCTTGTCATGCAATAATGTATCATGTTTAGTCCAAAGTGACTGAAAATGCCCATATCAGACCACTTATGTTGCCTTAATGACACAGCACAGCTCCCAGATAGGATCTGACACACTGAGACAGATCAGGTCATATCTATCCCACAGATGGCTGCTATCAGATTTAAGTACCAAATGAAGACTGCATTGGGATATGAATTTAACTCTTTGGTTATTATCAAATAGTGCTACAAaatgttatattatatatatatgttgtacAGTATACATCATACATACCATTTATGGGTTTTATGTAAGTGTAAACTCATCTTTAAAGCGCAACAGGAAGTGGTTTGGTGACCTACATATGTCTTTCATAAAAACGTCCTTTCAGGGTTATTTTTCTGCTAACACTCACAGATGATTTTGAGTGTGGTATGACGAACTTGATAGTTTGTATTAGTACATACTACCAGGTAATAGTATGAGTTTTGAGCGTTGAGTGACTTTTGTCTGCAAAAGTCTTTACTTAATATGCTTTTGTAGTCCAGAAGAATGTGAGACTTGTATGTCATGAGTTACATTAAGGACATAATATTTCAGTCTGTTTCTGAGGATGCATTGCATTAAGTTCAAACTATTTAGCTTCTCATTGGAAATAAATTGCACCACAAATATATAAGAGATCAATGCAAAAACCTTCTACACCTGAACCACACATTATATTcatatcacaatattaaaactTACGCCAACTGTGAAATAGCTTACAGCAAGAAGACAAACAATAACTAAATTGATTTAAGTTATCAGTTAACTATTACTAAGTTGAAACAGAGCGGTGCTCACCAAGGACAATGGGTTAAATACCCATGCTAAATGGCGGAAAATGGGAGAAGCTTCCCGAAAATGGGAAAAACAAGCTGAAATAACTGCTCTGAACGAACCAAACTAAATTAAGTTAGGCAAACAATACAGTTGGAGGAATCCTTACAAAATGCTGCTCTTGTCTAACACGTTTGTGTGTTAATAAAGGTTGTGAGGAAACACAGTGTTGGTCATCTTGTATTTATTGAAAGAAATTGTGGTTACAAATGTTACAATaacataaagaaagaaagaaagaaagaaagaaagaataatgaACAAAAGGCAAAAAATAATTCCACTTATGACTGGTCAAAAACCATAACGTACATTTCCTGAGTATATCCCCAGAAGAAGCTTAGTAACACTATTTGTTAGGCGGATGGATTGAGCTGATTTTATTTCAAGAGCTGAAAGCTTAGACGAGGTAGAATTTGCTAATCAGTTTGACGACCTCCGGCCTGCCTGGTTGGACACACAGGGATGCTCCTCGTTTCTTTGTTATGACCCTTGAATGAAACATTGTAAAAAGGAAACATTAACAATAAACCTGAAACCCAAAAGAGCTGAATGACTGGTGTTATGAATGCAGATGCCAGACGGATGAAGAAATGGTTAAATACTTACAGATAACCTGGGTTGATGCATTCTGGGGAAGTCCGCACAATTTTTCTAACACGGCCCACAGGTATAGGTTTGTTGTAGTAACGGAAACAACATTTTTTGGGAAAGTAACCATCTACAACgacaaaataataatgtaaaacACCACAAACCTTATACAGAAGAAGAGACATACATCCATAAAGCTAGCTTTAGCATGTAATGGTATAGATGAGGTTTAAGAGAACTATGAGTTAAAACAGATGTGCAGAATCATGGAATCGTAGCAaatgttgtatgttgtatgaAGTGGCTAGCAAATATCTTGCGGTTAATGTGACTTGATCAACAAGTGCGTAGATAAAATCAGTGGATACACTCACATTGACTCATCACCGCGGTGCAAAGTGTGAAGAGAAGGATGCAGGTGACGGTAAGCTTGTAGTTCTTCATGGCTGAGTCTCGGAGTGGACAGGCGAAATGAAGACTTTGAGAGTGACAATGTCCACCTTCACAGAATGTGCTATTTATATCTGTTACTTAGATCTGTGTCCTATAAAATATATCAGGAAATGACTTCAGATGCGTCCGCTTGTTGCTAACAGCCTTTGTCcgctgacaaaaaaagaaaaaaaaaactatggtCTGGGTTGTGGTCTCCCTTCTGTGACTTCCTGTACATCAACCCCTACCCAGCCTTGCATGTTACAAACTTTGCAGAGTTATTGACATGACTGTGTAGGCTGCAGAGTCTACTAGACTGTGTTTGACTGACTAGTTgttatctttttgttttataGTTCTTATTTTtgtgcaaaaaaagagagatccTGGGCTATTCAGAGCTGTAGGCCCGGATGCCCAGGCCTAAAGACACTTTTACATGACAGGTGGACTAGGTACAAACTCTTGTTTTGTAAGTCTTAGGTCTAGAGGGACATGTTGATTTTCAATGACAAACTATCTGGTCTAATGTTCACAAAAAAGTTTGCTTCCAAAACAATTCTGGAATAGTGCAGGTGACATCCTCACATGCAGGGCATTCGCATATCATCTCTTTCTGAATTACATTTACCCTAAAAACCACATATGAACAGTTGAGGTGCTTTTTCCATGAGGTTCAATACTATGTGAACCCAATGGAGGACACCTTTTGGTTTGATGCCTTTTCAGAAAGCACACATTGCTCACACAAAGTCCACAACACGCACTCAACTATGGGAGAAAACAAAAGATCACGTGAGGCCAGAGCGCTGGCACAGGAAGGGCACAGGAAGGCGCCAGAGAACAGAATAGGAAACAAAGAAGGCCAGCCTAACCATTTCACTAAAACCATACGTCTTCCCcccactttttttctttctaaaataTTCTCCATCTTAAATGGTTTATTTCTATCAACATGTATTTTCTGTAATTCCGTTTCATAAAATGAGCCGTCTAATGTATCACCATCATAGTCTTTTAACACATAGACCGGGGGTGTTCGAGGTACGCGCTCTGCTATGGTGAAAAACTCATGAGTGTAGGTTTGTTCATACCCCTTGGTGAACACACCTCTCACTTTTGAGACCCTGACAACATCCcctattttgtatttaaacacaattttgtcaTCTCTATCCTTTAGGCCGTACAATGTTTTAAACACCGTATTCCTCGTTCTCTCTGGACACCTCTGTAGGCCTCATCTTGATACTCCGATGATGACTGTTATTGTAAGAGGTGACCAGCTCTTGTATGGTATCAACATAGCGTTTAGAATTAACAGATGTTGAATATCTCCACATTCTAGTTTTAATAGTTCTATTGAAACGCTCAACCACACTAGCTTTTAATTCACCCCCTGTGGCGAAATGATGAATGTTGTGTTTACTCAACACCTTCTGAAAATCCTTGTTGAAAAATTCTTTACCACGATCTGTCTGTATTTTCTGAGGCACACGGCCCTCTTTTAAAATGGAATCAAAGGCCCTGGCCACTTCAGTTCCGGTCTTGGTTTTTAAAACACGTATCCATGCATATTTGCTAAAAACGTCTATACATGTTAACATGTATTTGACATTGTCATTTTCCTTCGAGTAGCTGGACATATCCACCAGATCTGCATGAAATTGTTTGTCTACCCCATATACGATGACCCTGTTTCTCTTGTAATTTACACGCGCTGTTTTGTGTAAGGTGTAAGATTCTTCACCAGCTAGCCATTCTGACACTTGTCGATCCGGCACCTTTACCCCTGTGGTATTAAAAACACCCTCTTTTAACCGTGTTTTCCCACCGAAAGATCCCTCGTTGGAGGGATCATAGTATGCAGCTTTTAGAAGATCTGACATGCTGAACGTCCAAGAAATAATGACACAACATCATATGGTATCACAGTTTTTTTATTAGAtattgaagggaccagcataggtcataagaatatgccatagtcaataagtcaatgatattatacctagttctaattgttacttttatttggacttaactagcatgtaaacagttccagggtgaatatacttgattttgaccaggggagtgaggtgcgacattggtctcacctccccccccaggtcgagacaaagaaccctgcatgcatggtccatttgaatagacggtaacaccccttaatgtcagtgtatttaacagactgttccccaaggaacaagtcagatatgctgaggtgaagttctgtgagggaggatggatctgaaagtctctgtctcacaaatggtcggccgccattcttcaagaataaacctgaatcctgactgatcaaacctaagactgaatcttcaatatatggtataaaactaattaccatcaatatCCAGTGTTACAGACATGAATGTTCAAGCATCCAAATAGTTTAAAAATTGAACACATGTCTCAAATCTCCTTTCAACCAACACATCTACCAAAGTTTCTACTACTACACAGATATCCACACTTTTATTTCTACTGAGATTCATGTTACATGTATCAGACATATAGGCACATAAAACAATAAGATGCCCCAACTTAAAATAACCCGGCTGATGTTTCACTGTTTCCTCTACAATTAAATGTAACGTTACATGCCATGGTTTGTCTATATTATTAACCCTATACAAAATATTAGACCACTTTGGAGAGAAATTTGTTTTTGGAGAGAAATCAAACGTCGTTCAGATCCTGGGCAGGCTGTGGTGACACGACTTAAATCATTAACTATTGTATGACATAGCAATGTAGAAAGTTCATATTTCACAAGTTGCTTAACATGCTCAGCGGGGCTCTTGTTTCGACCTAAATAACTCCCCATCATATAGCACAActcaaatgtgttttgttattaAATTTGTTGAAAAGACGTTTCGGCACAACTGCCTTTACCGACAGGTCTCAAGCGCTGCTGTAATGATCGCAGCAGTGTCAGTGTCAATGGATTTATATGGATCGTCCATCTGATCATCAGCCTCTTCATTCTCTTCTCGTTCCAACATGAACATATCCACGGACCCCATCATTCTGAAAGGGTTCGGTTTGATACCCTTGGCTTCACAGACATATTCCAGGACACGCAACAACCCCAGACAGTAAAGTCTCTTTTTTACAGCAGCTTTGTTACTCACATAGTAATCTGATG
Above is a genomic segment from Clupea harengus chromosome 15, Ch_v2.0.2, whole genome shotgun sequence containing:
- the LOC116223854 gene encoding C-C motif chemokine 4 homolog; this encodes MKLCCVVAVAVLVVALCSQAKSQGSAGPDVCCFNYYPKRLPEKRMKSYKITHPNCPKKGVIFTTVGNKAVCANPEDQQTQVIMEKLDKLWVTEPTPSSR
- the LOC105897760 gene encoding C-C motif chemokine 4 homolog, coding for MKLCCVVAVAVLVVALCSQAQSQNSIMGPDECCFKYYTKGIPVKQVKSYKTTNPNCPTKGVIFITVKDKRVCANPEVKQVQDIMEKVDKLWDPEPTPSSR
- the LOC105897765 gene encoding C-C motif chemokine 18-like yields the protein MKNYKLTVTCILLFTLCTAVMSQYGYFPKKCCFRYYNKPIPVGRVRKIVRTSPECINPGYLVITKKRGASLCVQPGRPEVVKLISKFYLV